A region of Domibacillus sp. DTU_2020_1001157_1_SI_ALB_TIR_016 DNA encodes the following proteins:
- a CDS encoding carbohydrate ABC transporter permease has product MVIRAFTKPASYFVLIAVSLFFLMPVYVMIITSLKPLDEITLDQMWTLPSSLDFSSYGEAFSKLAPNLMNSFYLVIPATLLSALLGAMSGYVLSKWRFRGSEILFTLMLFGMFIPYQSILIPLIQFLREAGLYNSIPGLIFVHVVYGIPITTLMFRNFYVNIPDEMIESAKIDGANFLGVFRHIMIPLSVSGFVVVAIWQFTNIWNEFLFAVTITTADQQPVMVALQNLSGSQIVQWNVQMAGALLAALPTLLVYILLGKYFVRGLLAGSVKG; this is encoded by the coding sequence ATGGTCATCAGGGCGTTTACAAAACCGGCCAGCTACTTCGTGCTGATTGCGGTCAGCTTATTCTTTTTGATGCCGGTTTATGTTATGATCATTACGAGTTTAAAGCCGCTGGATGAAATTACGCTGGACCAAATGTGGACGCTGCCATCCTCGTTGGATTTCAGCAGCTATGGAGAAGCTTTTTCCAAACTTGCGCCAAACTTGATGAACTCTTTTTATCTCGTTATACCAGCTACTTTGCTGTCTGCTTTATTAGGGGCGATGAGCGGGTATGTACTTTCGAAGTGGCGGTTTAGAGGGTCGGAGATCTTATTTACTCTTATGCTGTTCGGTATGTTTATCCCTTATCAAAGTATTTTGATTCCGCTGATTCAGTTTTTACGAGAAGCGGGGCTGTATAACTCTATACCCGGGCTGATTTTTGTTCATGTTGTGTATGGCATCCCGATTACCACGCTGATGTTTCGAAACTTTTATGTGAATATTCCCGATGAAATGATTGAATCTGCCAAAATTGATGGAGCTAACTTTCTTGGCGTGTTCCGGCATATTATGATTCCGTTGTCGGTCTCAGGATTTGTCGTAGTGGCCATTTGGCAGTTTACAAACATCTGGAATGAATTTTTATTTGCGGTTACCATTACAACCGCTGATCAGCAGCCGGTTATGGTCGCGCTGCAAAACTTATCGGGAAGCCAGATTGTCCAGTGGAATGTTCAAATGGCGGGAGCGCTGCTGGCTGCACTGCCTACGCTGTTGGTTTATATTCTTCTCGGGAAGTATTTTGTGAGAGGCCTGCTGGCCGGGTCAGTAAAAGGGTGA
- a CDS encoding transposase — translation MMLNYRFEIFPNEEQKSTLHSWVSLCRQQYNSALLDKQRAYQKNKKNLTKSDLSALLTLSKKHHPYLKKVPSQPLQETLDRLGKAFDQFFKKEARYPKVKKHKDYHSITFTQFGMSKQKDKKGKIHTVRRAVSFGKGGKLLISKLGLIDIRLHRKLDGKIKQVIIKRQNGRWFAIFCVERQADPPQAVHQASKTAGIDVGIKKFSVLSNGEEILHPGFLRKEEKKLKRAQKKLSRKKKGSSNWQKQVARLQKLHAKVANQRKDFLHKTAFRLASTYSVICVEDLNIRNLVKNRKVSKSIHDAGWGMFRQFLAYKCERNGGQLVKVKPYFTTQDCSNCGKRVKKSLSIRTHVCPDCGLVLDRDHNAALNIEKAGLAQIGLIPAI, via the coding sequence ATGATGCTGAATTACCGTTTCGAAATTTTTCCGAATGAGGAACAAAAAAGCACCCTTCACTCATGGGTCAGCCTCTGCCGCCAGCAGTATAATTCCGCTCTTCTTGATAAACAAAGAGCCTACCAAAAAAACAAGAAAAACCTGACTAAATCTGATCTCAGTGCCCTATTAACTCTATCCAAGAAGCACCATCCATATCTCAAAAAAGTTCCTTCCCAGCCCCTTCAGGAAACACTGGACAGGCTGGGAAAAGCGTTTGATCAATTCTTCAAAAAAGAAGCCCGCTACCCTAAGGTGAAAAAACATAAAGACTACCACTCGATTACATTTACACAGTTTGGCATGAGTAAACAAAAAGATAAAAAAGGAAAAATTCATACTGTCCGGCGGGCCGTTTCCTTTGGAAAAGGAGGAAAGCTCCTCATTTCGAAGCTAGGCTTAATAGATATCCGCCTCCACCGGAAACTGGATGGAAAAATCAAGCAGGTAATCATTAAGCGCCAGAACGGGCGCTGGTTTGCTATTTTCTGTGTCGAAAGACAGGCAGACCCGCCGCAGGCTGTCCATCAAGCCTCTAAAACAGCCGGTATTGATGTCGGCATTAAGAAATTCTCCGTTCTGTCGAACGGAGAAGAAATTCTACACCCGGGCTTTCTCCGCAAGGAGGAGAAAAAGCTCAAGCGTGCCCAGAAGAAACTTTCGAGAAAGAAAAAAGGCTCTTCAAACTGGCAAAAGCAAGTGGCCAGGCTGCAGAAGCTTCATGCCAAGGTGGCGAACCAGCGAAAGGATTTCCTGCATAAAACAGCGTTTCGCCTGGCAAGTACCTACAGCGTCATTTGTGTAGAAGATCTGAACATCCGTAATCTGGTGAAAAACCGGAAGGTGTCCAAGTCAATTCATGATGCAGGGTGGGGAATGTTCCGCCAGTTTCTGGCATATAAATGCGAGCGCAATGGCGGCCAGCTAGTTAAAGTGAAGCCTTATTTCACCACCCAGGACTGTTCGAACTGTGGAAAAAGAGTGAAAAAATCTCTTTCCATTCGAACGCATGTCTGTCCGGATTGCGGCCTTGTACTTGACCGTGACCATAATGCCGCCTTGAACATTGAAAAAGCCGGGCTGGCCCAGATAGGACTCATTCCGGCAATATAA